In Microbacterium enclense, the DNA window GCCCGCGCGCTCGGGCAGGGCCGAGAGGGCGCCGCGGAGGGCCCGCGTCACGGCGACGATGTGTTCGAGAGATGCCGGTGACTCCGCGCCGATCGCCCACACCGGCTCGTATGCGACGGTCACCGCTCCCGCGGGTGCGCCCGCCAGGCGCGCGTGCAGCTGCGCCACGACCGCGTCGGCGGAGACGGCGGAGACCGTCCGCTCGGTCTCGCCGAGGCAGAGCAGGGGAGTGAGGCCCGCGGTCAGGGCTGCGGCGGCCTTCGCCGCGGTGTCGGCGTCGGTCTCGCCGAACAGCCGACGTCGCTCGGCATGGCCGATCTCGGCGACGGTGACGCCGATTTCCGCGAGTTCGGATGCCGCGATCTCGCCGGTGAAAGCGCCGGCCGGATACGCCGAGACGTCCTGTGCGCCGATCAGCACGGGGGTACCGGCGAAGGCCTCTCGCGCCGCGGGGATCTGGAGGTAGGTGGGCACGACGGCCAGCCGCACGGCCCCCGAGCCGATCGCGGGCACGTCGCGGACCAGGCCGGCGACCTCGCTCATCCAGGCGCGCGCGCGGGCGTGGCCGAAGTACGTCTTCAGGCTCACCCCGACCCACACCGGCGCGGTCATCAGCAGGATCCGCTGTTCTCGTACGCGGTGAGGACGGCGACCTTCTCGGCACTCGCCGACGACTCGTCGAAACGGTAGGTGAGCCACTCGCGCACGAGGCGTCGCGCGAGCTCGATGCCGACGACCCGCTGCCCCATCGTGAGGACCTGCGCGTTGTTGGAGAGCACGCCGCGCTCGACGGAGAAGGAGTCATGGGCGGTCACCGCTCGGATGCCGGGGACCTTGTTGGCCGCGATCGCCACCCCCAGCCCCGTCCCGCAGATCAGCAGGGCGCGGTCGGCCTCGCCGTTCGCGACGCGCGAGGCCGCCTCGATCGCGACGGTCGGGTAGGGGGTGTGCCCTTCGGCGTCCACGCCCACGTCGGTGACGGAGGCGACGCCGTCGCTCGCCTCGAGATCGCGCTTGAGGATCTCCTTGTAGTCGAAGCCGGCGTCGTCGGAGCCGATCACGATGCGCAGGGGAGAGGTCATGAGGGGGTTCCCTTCTCAGAAGCGGTGGCCAGGACGTCGGCGACCGCGGTGGTGATGAGCGCGAGCGAGACAGCGCCGGGATCGGGTGTGCCCACGGCGTGCTCGCCATGGGTGCGCGCGCGGCCCTTGCGGGGCAGGAGATCCGCGGTCGCCGCGGCGGCGCGATCCGCCGCGACGGCGGCGGAGGCCCACGCCACCGGGAGGGCGGCGCCCCCGTCGATCGCGTGGGAGAGAGCTGTCGCGAAGGGGACGAGCGCATCGACGAGGGTCTTGTCGCCCACCTCGGCCTTGCCGTAGTCGGTGACCGCGCGCGACGCCGAGGAGACTCCGGATGCCACGTCGGTTCCGGTCGGGGCGCCGGCATCGCCGAGCGTGCGTGAGATCGATCCCAGAATCACCCCCCAGAGGGCACCGGAGGTTCCGCCGGCGCGGTCGGCCCAGGCATCCGCCGCGTGCCGCAGCGTCGTGCCGGCGCCGGCGCCCGCCTCGGCAGCGGCGTCGGCCGCGAGACGAGCCGCGCGGGCTCCGCGTTGCATCCCGATCCCGTGGTCGCCGTCGCCGGCGACGGCATCCAGACGTCCGAGCTCGTCGACGTGCGCGTCGATCGTGTCGGCGATCGCCGCGACCGCGAGGCGGACCGTCTGCGCCGTCGCGCGGGAGGCGTCGTCGGCATCCGGGATCTCCTCGGAGACGTCGACGACGGTCGCGCTCGTGTCGACGCGCTCCGTCGCCGTGACGGCTCCGCGCCGGTAGGCGGGAGTGTCGACGGGGTACTCCCACAGCGCTGCGAGCTCGTCGTCGAGCCAGTAGAGGGTCAGCGACGTGCCGGCCATGTCGAACGAGGTGCAGTACTCACCCACGTGCGGGTCGACGATCTCGATCCCGGCGTCTTCGAGCAGCTGCGCGATGCGCCGGTAGACGACGAACATCTCCTCGTACTTGAGCGAACCGAGGCCGTTCAGCACGGGGATCACGCGCGCGCCACGGACCGAGGTCACCCCGTCGGGGAGCTCGGCGGGGTCGAGGAGTGCCGTGACGAGCAGTTCCGCGAGTCCGTCGGCCGTCGGGATCCCGGTCTCGTCGATCCCCTGTTCGCCATGGATGCCGAGCCCCACCGCCATTCGTCCCTCGGCGACGGTGAACAGCGGCGCCTCGGCGCCGGGGAGCGTGCAGCCGGTGAAGGCGACGCCGAAGGAGCGGGTGCGCTCGTTCGCCAGGGCGGCTACGCGGGCCACTCCCGCGAGGTCATCTCCGCGCTCCGCGGCGGCGGCGGCAGCGCGGAACACGGTGAGGTCGCCCGCGATGCCCCGTCGGCGGTGCCGCTCGGCGGGAGGTGCCGAGGAGATGTCGTCGGTGACCGTGACGGTTCGCGCGTCGATCCCCTCACGGTGCAGGCGGTCTTGCGCGGCGTCGAAGTTGAGCACGTCGCCGGCGTAGTTGCCGTAGGCGAAGAACACGCCCCCGCCGTTGTCGGCCGCCACCGCCGCGCTGTGCACCTGCTGCGTCGACGGTGAGGCGAAGAGGTTGCCCATCGCGGCGGCGTGCGCGAGACCCGGGCCGACGAGGCCGCCGAACGCCGGATAGTGACCGGAGCCGCCGCCCACCACGACCGCCACCTGGCCGGCCGGGGAGGTCGTCGCTCGCGCGACGCCACCCGGGATGCGGCGCACGTATCGGCCGTTGGCAGCCACGAAACCGTCGATCATCTCGTCCGCGAACGCCGCGGGCTCGTTCCACAGGCGGGTCATCGCGCGGGCTCCCCGGTGGGAGCCGACTCACGCACCGGCGCGGGTGCCGTCACCGTGCGGCGGGCGAGGACCGCCATGAGCACGGCCGAGACGAGCAGCACGGCGCCGACGATGAACATCGGCACCTCGTACCCGCCGGTCCAGTCGTGCACGGCGCCGGTGACGTACGGCGCGCTGAAGCCGGCCAGGTTGCCGATCGTGTTGATGAGGGCGACACCCGCGGCCGCCGCAGCGCCCGTGAGGAACTTCGTCGGCAGCGTCCAGAAGTTCGGCAACGCGGCGAAGATCGCCATCGCGGTGAGCGTGATCACGGCGATCGTCAACGCGGGCGACCCCGCGAACAGGGCCAGCGGGATGCTGACGGCACCGACGAGGGCGGGGACGACGATGTGCCAGGTGCGCAGGCCGCGCCGCGAGGCGTCGCGCGACCAGAAGTACATCGCGATCGCCGCCGGGACGTAGGGGATCGCGGTGATCACGCCCTTCTGGAACACATCGAAGGTGCTCCCCGTCTGCTGCTGGAACCCGTCGATGATCGTCGGGAGGAAGAACGCGAGGGCGTACAGGCCGTAGATGAAGCCGAAGTAGATGAACGAGAGCATCCAGACACGGCCGCTGCGGAAGGCGAAGCGCGCGGAGACGTGCTTCTGACCCTCGGCCGTCTCGGCGGACTCCTTGGCGAGGGCCGCGGTGAGCCACTCCTTCTCGTCGGCGGCGAGCCAACCGGCATCCGCGGGCTTGTCCTTGAGATAGAACCACGCGATGACGCCGATCACGATCGCGGGGATCGCGACGCCGAAGAACATGAAGCGCCAGCCTTCGAGCCCGAAGAAGATACCGTGCTGCTGGATGAGCGCCCCTGCCAGGGGTGCTCCGATCACGGTCGTGAGCGGCTGGGCGAGGTAGAAGAGCATCAGGATGCGACCGCGATGCGCGGCGGGCACCCACAGGCTCAGGAAGAGGATCGCGCCGGGGAAGAACCCCGCTTCGGCGACGCCCAGCAGGAATCGCAGCGCCACCAACTGCTCGAAGTTCTGCACCCAGGTGAACAGCAGGGCGACGATGCCCCACGTCACCATGATGCGCGCGAGCCACCGGCGGGCGCCGAAGCGGTGCAGCGCGAGGTTGGAGGGCACCTCGAGCAGGATGTAGCCCACGAAGAAGACGCCCGAGGCGAACCCGAACTGTGCGGCGCTCAGAGCGAGGTCCTGATTCATCCCGTTGGGGGCGGCGAAGCCGATCGCGGTGCGATCGAGGTAGTTGATGAAGAACATGAGGGCGACGAAGGGGACCAGTCGCCAGGCCACCTTGCGGATGGCGCGGCGGGCGACGTCCTGTTCTGCCGCGGGGGGAGTGGGGGTGTCCACGATGACTCCGTTCGATCCATGACGCATCGGCGCGCGCCTCCATATTGGCTAACCGGTTGACCAATTGCAAGTACGGGCAGGTGAGAGCGCCCGATAAGTTGGGGAGGTGCCCGCCTATCCCGCCGCCCGCAGCGACGATCTCGCCGCCGCTCTCGGTGCCCTGCCGGCCGGGACGCCGGTGAGCGAGGTCGCGCGCCGGCTGCTCGATCTGTTCACGGACGGCTCTGTGCCCCCGGGGACGCGACTCCCCCCGGAGCGCCAACTGGCCGCGACGCTCGAAGTCGGGCGCTCGGCGGTGCGCGAGGCGCTCGCCGCCCTCGAGATCCTCGGCATCGTGGACGTGCGGCCGGGGTCGGGGACGTACCTGCGAGGTGCGGCGAGCGACATGCTGCCGCAGACCCTGCGATGGGGCCTGTTGATCGGCGAGAACGACACTCGCGAGCTGCTCGACGTCCGCTCGGGACTCGAGATCTACGTGGCGCGCCTGGCCGCAGACCGGGCCGACGCCGCGGACCTCGAACGACTGAGGCGCGCCCTCGAGCAGATGCGCTCCGACGTCGACGACCTCCGTGCGTTCGCTCGCGCCGACCGCGAGTTCCACGATGCGCTCGGCGCGGCCGCCCGCAACGCGCTCCTGCTCGACCAGCTGCACGTCGTTCGCGCGCTGCTGCAGGTCTACGCCGACCGCGCCGTGCACTCCGCCGACGACGCACGCACCGCCGTCGCCGAGCACGAGGCCGTGTTCGCCGCCCTCCGCGACCGCGACGCCGACGCCGCGGCATCCGCGATGGCCGTGCACATGACGACGGCATCCGCGCGTCTCGTGGGCGATTGATGCCGGGGTGCGGCAGCAATCTCGGTGACGGGGCGGCGTGACGTCGTCCGGCAGGGCAAGATCGAGAAGATGATCACCGTCGTGTCAGCCCCCACCAACCTCGGTCTCCGGCCACCGGAGCCGGGGAGCGTCCCGGGGACGTCGAAGGCCCCGGAGGCACTGCGGGAGGCCGGTCTCTTCGATCGTCTCGCCGCTCGTGGCGCCCGGGACGGCGGCGTCGTCCTCGCCGGGCGGTACGTGGACGACGATGTCACGCGTGCGCCGGGGCGCGTGCGAAACGAGGAGCGGCTGGTCGAGCACACCCGACGTCTCGCGGACCGCATCCACGACGTGTGGGCATCGGGGCGCGCGCCCCTCGTGATCGGCGGCGATTGCAGCATCCTTCTGGCGGCGGGAGTCGCCTGCGCCCGAGAGGGCCGCGCCGGCCTGCTGCACCTCGACGGGCATACCGACTTCCGTCATCCCGGCAACAGCGAAGACTGCGCCAGCGTCGCGGGCGAAGACCTCGCGGTCGCAGTGGGGCGGCACTGGCCCGCGCTGGCGGACATCGACGGCCTCTCCCCGTACTTCGACGCGTCGACCGTGGCCCATTTCGGGCATCGGGCGAACGACGAGCACGCCGAGGAGGCCCGGAACGTGGTCGCCCGCGTTGTCCCGGCGTCCCTCCTTCTCCAGCAGGGGCACGGGCCCGTCGCCGACGACCTCCGTCGCGTCGCCGGGCGCGGGTACTGGCTGCACGTCGACGTCGACGTGCTGGATCCCACCGTCATGCCCGCCGTCGACAGTCCCGACCCCGGGGGGATCGATGCCGCGCAGCTGACGAACCTCCTGGCTGCGCTGGCGCCCTCCGCGCGGGGCGCCTCCGTGACCGTCTTCGACCCCGACCTCGACCCCGACGGTTCCCGCGCGCGCATCCTGACCGACGTCATCAGCGACGGGCTGAGTGCGTTGGGTGCCGCCGTCACGAACGAGCGTGCCCAGCCCCGCGGAGCCGCGCACGCGTGACCGCGCGCGGAGGCCGCCGCTCGCGGGAGGGGTCGATCACCCGGGTTCGGCCGCCGTCGCGGGTGCTTCCACGTGAACGACGACCTCGTGGTGGATCGGCGTCCTGATGGACCGGGCGATGAAGCAGTAGTCGCCGACCTGCTCGTGGAGGTGCGCCGCCGCCGCGGCATCGCTCCCGGCCGCGACGGTCACTGTCGGGTGGAGAGTGACGCTCTCGAACTGCCCGGCCCCGTTCGCTTCTTCGACCATGACCCCCGTCGGATGATCCTCATAGGCGGTGACGATCACGCCGGCCCGCGTGGCGAGGTGAAGGTACCAGAGCATGTGGCACTGCGCGATCGACGACAGGTAGAGCTGCTCGGGGTTCCATCGGCCGGGATCGCCGCGGAAAGCGGGATCGGATGATCCGAGAATCACCCCGGGCCCCGCGGCGGTCACTCTGTGATCGCGGGAGAACCCCCGATATGCGCTGGTGCCCGTGCCGGTGTTGCCCGTCCACGTCAGCGCGATCTCGTAGTCGTGTGTGGTCACGGGGTGCTCCTCGTCTCGGGTGAGTTGGCGGCCGACGCGTCACGGGTGGCGAGTGCGTGGGCTTCGACGGCCGCTCGCGTCCGCGGGGCATCGCCGGCGCGGAGTGCGTCGAGGATGGCCTCGTGCTCGGTGTGCACGACCTGGGTGCGGTCGGGGGCGCTCAGGCTGCGCCGCGTGCTGAGGACGATCTGGTCCCACCAGCGCCCGAGCGTGCCGCTGATCACCGGATTGTCGGCGAGCGCGGCGATCGCTTCGTGGAATGCGCGGTTCGCTTCGACCGCGCGAGCGAGATCACCGGACATCGTCAGCTCATGCGTCTGGTCAGCCAGCGCATCCAGTGCTGCGAGACGAGCCGGGGTGACCTCCCCGCCAGCCACTCGTTGCGCCGCCAGATAAGCGGCCCAGCCTTCGAGGCCGGCGCGTGCCGAATGCAGCTCGGCACGTTCATCCGCGCTGAGGATGCGGAGGCGGACCCCGCGTCCCTGTGCTCGCACCAGCCCGTCGCTCTCCAGCCGCTGCAGTGCCTCCCGCACCGGGGTGCGACTGACCCCCAGCTGCTCGGCCAGCCGGGATTCGGCGACCCGCTCGTCTTCGCCGATGCGGCCCGTCATCACCAGGGCCCGGAGCGATTCGTACACCATCACCACGTGATTATTGCATGCAATAAGGTTTATTGTGTGCAATAAGCCGGATGGAGCCCGACGCGGACAGCGGAGCACGTGGTGACATCGACACGCTCAGCTCCGGTGCCCTTCAGCGGTCGCGTTCGTCGTCCGTCAGGAAGCCCGGGCGCGTTCGTCGCTGCTCGAGCGGCTCGAGCTCCTGGAAGAACGTGACCTGCCACCCGGCGGGGCCCTGGACGCGAGCGTTGAGCGAGCGGAAGGGCGTGCGGGTGGGCGGCGCGAGGACTGTGACATCTTCCGCGGCCACACGTGACACGGCCGCCGCGGTGTCGGCGACCTCGAGAGCGATGCGAAGAGAAGGTGCGGCGGAGGGCGGCATCCCCTCGATCTCATCGATGCTGTTCACGTGCGCGGAGGTGGCGAGCTCGATCGTGGCCACGCCGGCGTGCAGGATGGCGACGCGATCATCGCCGTCCGTGGCGAACGCGGCCTGCTCGGGCATCCCCAAGACGTCGCGATAGAAGCGCAGGGCCTCATCGAAGTCGTCTGTCTCGATGATCAAACGCAGCTGCCTCGGTGTCGTGGAGGGTGTCATGGTCCCCACTCTCGCCCCTGACGTGGGCGTCAGGGGCAAGCTCCCATCGCGCGCGGAGCGCGGCAAGGGCCGCGGTCTCCCGGTCGATCGCTCGCCTTTCACTCGCGAGGCGTTCTTCCGCGGCGTCGAACGCCTCGCGCAGGCCCGCGGTCGACGCCCCCGGCTCGGTCAGCGCGGGAAGGAGGGTGGCGATCACCGAACTGCAGAATCCCGCGTCGAACAGATCCCGGATCGTCGCGACGACACTCGCGTGGTGGGGGTGATAGAGCCTCTGCCCCGCCGAGGTCCGCTGGGGAGCGAGCAGACCCTGCTCCTCGTAGTAGCGCAGGGCTCTGACGCTCGCGCCCGTCCGGTGGGCGAGTTCTCCGATTCGCACGCGTCGATTCTCCCAACTCCTGCCCGGCCGATGTCTGGGTTCGTGCGAGCGGTCGTCATCCGCCGAACGAGACCCGGTCTCCGCGCCATCCCGAGGTGCGCAGGAACTGCTGCCAGCTGAGGACGCCGGGATCGATCGATCTGTTCCAGGTCAGGTCGCGCTCCGGCGCGAAGTAGCCGTGTTCGACGGCGTAGTGGGCCATTCCGTGCACCTCGTCGGCGACGAGCGGTTGCTCATCAAGCTCCGGGAACCAGGTGGTCAGCTCGTCTCGTGAGTACGCGCTGCGGTACTCCGCTCTGCGGCCCGTCACGCGGGAGAAGGCCTCGACCATCTCGGCGGGGGAGATGACCTCGCCCACGATGGGCAGGGTGGCACCCGCGTACCGCTCCGGGTGGCTGAGGATCTCGCGGACCGCCGGTCCGGTGGCGGTGAGGGGGTCCACGAACGGGGCGCGGAAGTCCTCGGGCAGGTAGAAGGGCATGAGGACGGTGTCGCCTTCGACGGTCGGCGCGTAGTACTCGAGCGCGTTCGTGTAGAAGAACGAGAGCATCACGAAGGTGTGGTCGACGGGCAGACGTCTGATGTGGTCGGCGACGAGGGCCTTGTCGGTGAAGTGTGGTGCGAACAGCGTGTGCCCACTGCGCTCATCGACGTTCTCGAGCGTGCTGAAGACGAGATGGGAGACACCTGCGTCGACGGCTGCATCGGCGAGCTGGCGTCCGAGCTCGAACTCGTCGGACGACGGGGGCGAGACCGGGGGTGTCATCAGGTAAGCGGCGTCGGCGCCGCGGAAAGCGTCGGCCAGTGCTCCCTGATGGCCGGGCGACAGGGGGGCCTCGACCAGCTCGGCGCCTCGTTCGGCGAGACGTCTCGCCTGCTTCGACGAGACGTCTCTCGTGAGCGCTCGAACACGGAATTCTCCGCTGTCGACCAGGGTGGCGACCACGCTGCGCCCTTGTTTGCTCGTCGCCCCGGCGACCGCCACGATCGGTCGGCTGTCCATTCCCACGATGCGTCTCCTCCTGTGACCGCCCTCGCGGCGATCATTCATATCGATGTAATGCGATGTGTCGATATGGGACGCTACCCCATGAGAGAATGAGAAGGAAACCGGTCATCGCGGGAGGAGCGTCAGCATGTCGAACCGCGACGCCGCACCGTCGGATCCCGGATATCCGGACGTCGTGACGGGTCTGAAGGCGCTCGCCAACCCCGTGCGGTGGCAGATCATGCGCTGGCTGAGCGACCCCCACGTGGAGTTCGCGGAATGGGAGCCCATCGCCGACCGCGACGAGTTCGGCGTGTGCGTGAGTCACGTGCAAGCCAAGTCCGGCCTGGCGCAATCGACGGTCTCGTCGTACATGGCCACCCTCGAACGCGCGGGCCTCGTCCGGTCGACGCGCATCGGGAAATGGACGCACTACAAGAGCGATGCCCAGGCCATGGCACGCCTCTCCGACGCCCTGCGGGGGTGAGCGGCGGGGAGAACGAGCCCATTGGGACCCAACAGCATGGCGTCACGGGAGGACGCGAGCACCTCAGCTCTCCGGGCGCCCCCCATCGTCGCGCGGACAGGGCCCTGAACGAGGACGCGAGCAGTCGCTCGCCCGGGTCGAGGGGCACCGGCGTGAGGGTTCACCACCCAACGTGTATCCGCCGCTGCGGGCGCTCGTCGAGGCGGGCATCGTCCGTTCGAGGGCGGAGCACAAGCTCGTCGCGTCTGGCGGAGCGAGGAGATCCTCGACGCTCTCGACGCATTCGCCGCGCCGTGCCGCCCCCGTCGTGTGCCCCGCCCTGTCGCCTGGGGTAGGCGGCGTTGACCATGTGCGGCAAGTGAGCGTTCCTGGGCGGTGCATCGTTTGCCCCGAGTTGGCGCCTCGCGACTGCGGCGTTGACCATCTGCGGCAAGCGAGCGGACGGGGGAGGGAGGGCGCCTCTCTCACACGCGCGACAGCCGGATCGCCATGAACTGCCGCCCCGGGAGCGTCACGCGGGCGGTCCCCGAATGGATGCCGTCGACCCGGTCGATCGTCGTGTTCCAGGTGTCGATGACGTCGATGACCCAGTCGCCCTCCCCGAGCACGACGTTGCGGAAGCGCGGGCGGTTGAAGCCGAAGTACGCCACCCGAACCGTGCCGTCGGGGGACTGCGCCCAGGGCACGTCCCAGTCCGAGGGCGCCGGGTCGAGAACGCCGCCCGGAACCTCGGCGAGCACCCGCTCGAGGAAGCCGATGCGCGCGGGCGAGGTGCCGTGCAGCACGCCGCCCTTCGCCCACCAGAGCACCTCGCTGTCGGAGCCCGCGGCATCCGGAGTCTCCGCCGCACCCATGGGGGCCGGAAGGTATGTCTCGCCGTGGCCCACGTACCCGCCGCGGACGGCGCCCTCCCAGAAGCGGCGCGTCATCTCCTCGCCCGTGATGTTGCCCCAGCCCTGGTCGATGTCGCCCTCGTAGGCGCACTCGTCGATCACGACCGGCTTGCCCCAGCGCTCGCGCCACTCGTCGGTGTTCTCCGCCGTCCGGTACACGTCGACGCGCTGGATGCTCACGTGCGTGATCCACGGGCGCGAGTAGTCGTAGAACGGACGGCAGTTGTGGATCGAGTTGAGATGGTGGGCGTGGTCCTCGTCGCCGACGATCGCGGCGAGGCGCTCCCAGTCGTCCTCGTCCTTCGCCCAGACGAGGTCGTACTCGTTCGCCATCGACCACCACACGTTCGAGAAAGCAGCCAGACGCCGCACCACGTAGCGCACGTAGCGGTCGTCGACGGCGGGTCCGAGGTCGGCGAAGCCCCAGCGGTCGTAGGCGTGGAAGAGGATGAGGTCGGCCTCGATGCCGCGCTCATCGAGCTGCGCGATACGCCGCTCCAGGCGGCGGAAGTGCGCGGGGTCGAAGCGCTCGAGATCGAAGCCGCTCTCGAGCGAGCCGGGGAAGACGAAATCGTCGGGCTCGTTGGCGTTGAAGAGGTACGACTTCGGGAAGAGGCACATGCGGATCTTGCGGAACGGCCCGTCGGTGAGGGTCTCCAGCGTCTGCTCCTGGAGGGCGTCGGGCTGGTGGGTCCAGGCGTAGGCCGTGGTGCCGAGCGGGCGATGGCGTGTGCCGTCGGCGTGGGCGAAATGGAAGCCGTCGACGCGGACCGGTCCGTGCGCGCCGTCGCGGGCGGCACCGACCTGCGCCTCGCCGCGCAGGGCATCGAGCGATCGCGCGGTCGCGGCGGTCGCGAACGTCCACCGCCCCTCCTGGTCGGCGAGAACGCGCAGGACCCACTCGCCGTCGCCGTCGTAGAACCCGCCGACGCGGACGGTCGAGCCGTCGGGGCGCGTGAACTCGGCGTGCAGGTCGACGTCGACGAAGGGGTTGCCGTGCGACGGCCCGTCGACGCGCACCTCGAGCACGCCCCAGCGACTCGCCGCGGCGACAGGGCGCACCGTGGCCGACGCGCGTTCCACGTCGTCGCCCTCGTAGGCGGGGTCGGGAGCGATCGCGGGGAGATACGCCGGCCGCTCTGCCCCCTCGCCGATCTCGGCGAGCTCCGCCCAGAGCTGCGCCCGCGCCTCGGGGGATTCCAGCGACGGGACGAGCGCGATGAGCGAGCCCAGCCGACCGCCGCGGAACTGCGCCGCCATGGGAGAAGCGGCGAATCCGGGCATGAGGCGTTCGAGCACCGCGCGGGCGCCGGGATGGTCGAGGGCTTCGCCGAAGGTGGAGCGGCGGTCGAACATGGGGTCTCCTCGGGAGCGTCAGGCGGGGTCTCGGCGTGGGGTCGGGTGGGGTGCGCCCGGCGACGGATGCGGCGGATGCCGCGGGTCAGGCGGTCGCGTCGCGGACGGCGCGGTCGACGCGCTCGAGCACGTGCG includes these proteins:
- a CDS encoding triose-phosphate isomerase, yielding MTAPVWVGVSLKTYFGHARARAWMSEVAGLVRDVPAIGSGAVRLAVVPTYLQIPAAREAFAGTPVLIGAQDVSAYPAGAFTGEIAASELAEIGVTVAEIGHAERRRLFGETDADTAAKAAAALTAGLTPLLCLGETERTVSAVSADAVVAQLHARLAGAPAGAVTVAYEPVWAIGAESPASLEHIVAVTRALRGALSALPERAGSEVVYGGSAGPGLLTQLGDAVDGLFLGRFAHDPRQLRRVIDEAADRAGAIA
- a CDS encoding ribose-5-phosphate isomerase is translated as MTSPLRIVIGSDDAGFDYKEILKRDLEASDGVASVTDVGVDAEGHTPYPTVAIEAASRVANGEADRALLICGTGLGVAIAANKVPGIRAVTAHDSFSVERGVLSNNAQVLTMGQRVVGIELARRLVREWLTYRFDESSASAEKVAVLTAYENSGSC
- a CDS encoding dihydroxyacetone kinase family protein, whose amino-acid sequence is MTRLWNEPAAFADEMIDGFVAANGRYVRRIPGGVARATTSPAGQVAVVVGGGSGHYPAFGGLVGPGLAHAAAMGNLFASPSTQQVHSAAVAADNGGGVFFAYGNYAGDVLNFDAAQDRLHREGIDARTVTVTDDISSAPPAERHRRRGIAGDLTVFRAAAAAAERGDDLAGVARVAALANERTRSFGVAFTGCTLPGAEAPLFTVAEGRMAVGLGIHGEQGIDETGIPTADGLAELLVTALLDPAELPDGVTSVRGARVIPVLNGLGSLKYEEMFVVYRRIAQLLEDAGIEIVDPHVGEYCTSFDMAGTSLTLYWLDDELAALWEYPVDTPAYRRGAVTATERVDTSATVVDVSEEIPDADDASRATAQTVRLAVAAIADTIDAHVDELGRLDAVAGDGDHGIGMQRGARAARLAADAAAEAGAGAGTTLRHAADAWADRAGGTSGALWGVILGSISRTLGDAGAPTGTDVASGVSSASRAVTDYGKAEVGDKTLVDALVPFATALSHAIDGGAALPVAWASAAVAADRAAAATADLLPRKGRARTHGEHAVGTPDPGAVSLALITTAVADVLATASEKGTPS
- a CDS encoding MFS transporter; this translates as MDTPTPPAAEQDVARRAIRKVAWRLVPFVALMFFINYLDRTAIGFAAPNGMNQDLALSAAQFGFASGVFFVGYILLEVPSNLALHRFGARRWLARIMVTWGIVALLFTWVQNFEQLVALRFLLGVAEAGFFPGAILFLSLWVPAAHRGRILMLFYLAQPLTTVIGAPLAGALIQQHGIFFGLEGWRFMFFGVAIPAIVIGVIAWFYLKDKPADAGWLAADEKEWLTAALAKESAETAEGQKHVSARFAFRSGRVWMLSFIYFGFIYGLYALAFFLPTIIDGFQQQTGSTFDVFQKGVITAIPYVPAAIAMYFWSRDASRRGLRTWHIVVPALVGAVSIPLALFAGSPALTIAVITLTAMAIFAALPNFWTLPTKFLTGAAAAAGVALINTIGNLAGFSAPYVTGAVHDWTGGYEVPMFIVGAVLLVSAVLMAVLARRTVTAPAPVRESAPTGEPAR
- a CDS encoding FCD domain-containing protein, which encodes MPAYPAARSDDLAAALGALPAGTPVSEVARRLLDLFTDGSVPPGTRLPPERQLAATLEVGRSAVREALAALEILGIVDVRPGSGTYLRGAASDMLPQTLRWGLLIGENDTRELLDVRSGLEIYVARLAADRADAADLERLRRALEQMRSDVDDLRAFARADREFHDALGAAARNALLLDQLHVVRALLQVYADRAVHSADDARTAVAEHEAVFAALRDRDADAAASAMAVHMTTASARLVGD
- a CDS encoding arginase family protein yields the protein MITVVSAPTNLGLRPPEPGSVPGTSKAPEALREAGLFDRLAARGARDGGVVLAGRYVDDDVTRAPGRVRNEERLVEHTRRLADRIHDVWASGRAPLVIGGDCSILLAAGVACAREGRAGLLHLDGHTDFRHPGNSEDCASVAGEDLAVAVGRHWPALADIDGLSPYFDASTVAHFGHRANDEHAEEARNVVARVVPASLLLQQGHGPVADDLRRVAGRGYWLHVDVDVLDPTVMPAVDSPDPGGIDAAQLTNLLAALAPSARGASVTVFDPDLDPDGSRARILTDVISDGLSALGAAVTNERAQPRGAAHA
- a CDS encoding OsmC family protein, whose protein sequence is MTTHDYEIALTWTGNTGTGTSAYRGFSRDHRVTAAGPGVILGSSDPAFRGDPGRWNPEQLYLSSIAQCHMLWYLHLATRAGVIVTAYEDHPTGVMVEEANGAGQFESVTLHPTVTVAAGSDAAAAAHLHEQVGDYCFIARSIRTPIHHEVVVHVEAPATAAEPG
- a CDS encoding GntR family transcriptional regulator; protein product: MVYESLRALVMTGRIGEDERVAESRLAEQLGVSRTPVREALQRLESDGLVRAQGRGVRLRILSADERAELHSARAGLEGWAAYLAAQRVAGGEVTPARLAALDALADQTHELTMSGDLARAVEANRAFHEAIAALADNPVISGTLGRWWDQIVLSTRRSLSAPDRTQVVHTEHEAILDALRAGDAPRTRAAVEAHALATRDASAANSPETRSTP
- a CDS encoding VOC family protein; the encoded protein is MTPSTTPRQLRLIIETDDFDEALRFYRDVLGMPEQAAFATDGDDRVAILHAGVATIELATSAHVNSIDEIEGMPPSAAPSLRIALEVADTAAAVSRVAAEDVTVLAPPTRTPFRSLNARVQGPAGWQVTFFQELEPLEQRRTRPGFLTDDERDR
- a CDS encoding MerR family transcriptional regulator, with product MRIGELAHRTGASVRALRYYEEQGLLAPQRTSAGQRLYHPHHASVVATIRDLFDAGFCSSVIATLLPALTEPGASTAGLREAFDAAEERLASERRAIDRETAALAALRARWELAPDAHVRGESGDHDTLHDTEAAAFDHRDRRLR
- a CDS encoding NmrA/HSCARG family protein encodes the protein MDSRPIVAVAGATSKQGRSVVATLVDSGEFRVRALTRDVSSKQARRLAERGAELVEAPLSPGHQGALADAFRGADAAYLMTPPVSPPSSDEFELGRQLADAAVDAGVSHLVFSTLENVDERSGHTLFAPHFTDKALVADHIRRLPVDHTFVMLSFFYTNALEYYAPTVEGDTVLMPFYLPEDFRAPFVDPLTATGPAVREILSHPERYAGATLPIVGEVISPAEMVEAFSRVTGRRAEYRSAYSRDELTTWFPELDEQPLVADEVHGMAHYAVEHGYFAPERDLTWNRSIDPGVLSWQQFLRTSGWRGDRVSFGG
- a CDS encoding helix-turn-helix transcriptional regulator encodes the protein MSNRDAAPSDPGYPDVVTGLKALANPVRWQIMRWLSDPHVEFAEWEPIADRDEFGVCVSHVQAKSGLAQSTVSSYMATLERAGLVRSTRIGKWTHYKSDAQAMARLSDALRG